TGGAGAAATGACCGAGAAGACGTACGGCAGGACCTTTGACCGCAACGCCGTGACCTGGCGAAAGGGCAGCCGGAGCAACGGCGGAGGCGGCAACTGCGTCGAGGTGACCGACCTTCCCGACGGTGGCTTCGCCGTTCGCGACAGCAAGGACCCAGAGGGGCCGATCCTCTTCTTCACTCCGGCCGAGCGCGCCGCTTTCGTGGCCGGCGTGATGGAGGAGAACCTCCTCTAAGGGGGTCGCCCACTAGGTCACATCTGACCACTGACGAGCAACGAACGAGCCCGGCCGCTGAGGCGGACCGGGCTTTTTCGTGCCCTCTGACCGATGACGCGGCTCACTAGTTCTTCAGATTTGAAGCGAAGTCCTGGTCTTTCAGATTTGAAAGAGCTACGCTGAAGCCCTCGAAGTCAGGAGGGCTCGAAATGCCTGCGATCACCGTTGATGACGTGCTTGTTCTGCCCCGGCTGCCGAAGCTGGACCCGGTGGCGACGGAATACCGCCCGGTGCGCCGGCTGACGACTGCGCCGCAGGGATTCGAGGGCGAAGGATTCCCCGTCCGGCGAGCATTCGCGGGCGTGCCACTCAGTGAGCTGGACCCGTTCATCCACCTGGATCAGATGGGTGAAGTGTTGTACCAAGCGGGAGAACCTAAGGGCACGCCGTGGCACCCGCACCGGGGATTCGAAACGGTCACTTACATGATCGACGGGATCATGGACCACCAGGACTCGCTGGGCGGCGGTGGCTCGATCACCAACAGCGACACCCAGTGGATGACCGCCGGATCCGGCATCCTGCACATCGAGGCGCCGCCGGAGCACCTGGTGACCAGCGGCGGCCTGTTCCACGGCCTCCAGCTCTGGGTGAACCTGCCGCGCGCCGCCAAGATGATCGACCCGAAGTACCAGGACATTCGCGGCAAGGCCGCCGCCCTGGTCACGACCCCGGACGGCGGCGCGCTGATCCGGATCATCGCGGGCTCGGTGGGCGGGCACGAGGGCCCCGGCTCGACCTTCACGCCGATCAACCTGGCGCACGTGACGCTCCAGCCGGGCGCGCGGCTCGACCTGCCGTGGCAGCCGGAGTACAACGCTCTGGTCTACGCGCTCTCCGGCGAGGGCTGGGCCGGCACCGACATGCGGCCGATCCAGCTCGGGCAGCTGGCCACCTTCGGCGCGGGCGACGCGATCCGGGTCGAGGCCAAGAGCGAGCTCGACCTGTTCATCATGGGCGGCCGGCCGATCCGCGAGCCGGTGGCGCACTACGGCCCGTTCGTGATGAACACCAAGGCGGAGTTGCAGCAGGCCTTCGACGACTTCCAGAAGGGCCGGCTCGGCACCGTCCCGGCCACCCGGCTGCCGCACACCGACTGAGGTCGTTAGCCTGCGGCGGTGATGATCCGTCAGGCTGTGCCCGCCGACGCGGGCGAACTCGTCCGGCTCCGGGCCGTGATGCTGCGCACCTTCGACGTGCCGGGGTGGAACGACGAGTGGCGCGAGCCTGCCCGGCAGACCCTGGTGGACCGGCTCGGGCAGGCCGAGCCGGCGCTCGGCGCGTTCGTCGTGGACCGCCCGGACGGCGACGGGCTGGCGGCGTGCGCGCTCGGGCAGATCGAGCAGCGGCTGGGGAATCCGTCCAACCCGGACGGCCGGGTCGGTTACGTCTACAACGTGGTGACCGATCCGGACATGCGGCGGCGGGGGTACTCGCGGGGCTGCATGGAGGCCCTGCTGGCGTGGTTCCGCGGGCGCGGGGTGCGCGCCGTCGACCTGCGGGCGTCGGCCGACGGCGCGGCCCTTTACGAGTCGCTCGGGTTCCGCAGGACCCGCGAGCCCGGGATGCGGCTGACGATCAGCTGATCGCGCGGGCCTCCAGGGACCGGGTCAGGCCGGCGCGCAGGCGGTCGAAGTCCACCTGCCGCTCGGAGAGGATCAGCGTCGCCAGGCCCTCGCCCTCGCGGAGCATCCCGAGCATGATGTGCTCCGGCGCGATGAACTTGTGCTTCAGCCGGATCGCCTCGCGCAGCGACAACTCCAGCACCTTCTTGTTGCGCGCGGAGAACGGGATGTGCCCGCTGGTGGTGAAGTACTGCTTCCCGAAGATCCCCCGCTTCCTCGGGGCGGGGCGGGGCAGGCGCAGCGACCCGGCGCCGAAATTCTCCTCGATCGCGGCGCGGACCGCGTCCAGGTCGATGCCGATCGCCTTGAGCGCGGCGGCGTCCTCGGCGTCCCGCTCCGCGACCGCGTCCGGCTCGGTGCTCCGGTCGCCCACGTGCCGGACGATCGCCTCGCGCACCGCGGCCCGGTCGATGCCGGCGTCGCGCAGCACCACGGCCGCGCCGTTGTCGGCCATCAGCATCGAGAGCAGCAGATGCTCCGTGCCGATCCGCGTGTGGCCCAGCTCCCGGGCCTGCTCCTGAGCGCCGGTCACGACCGTCCGCGCGCTGTCGGTGAATCGCTCGAACATCTCAGCCCTCCCGCGGGTCGTGCATCGGCATCAGGCGTGCGTGCTTCTTGTGGACGCCCTGGCGGGTCACCTCGAGCGCGTCGGCGATCTCCTGCCAGGACCAGCCTTTGCGGCGCGCATTGGCCACCTGCAAGTGCTCCAGGCCCTCCAGCAGGCGGCGCAGCGCCACCACGGCGCGCAGCCCGACCCGGGGGTCGGCACTGCTCGCGGCGGCGGCAAGGTCGGTTGCCTCGGTCATGCTGTCAACCTACGTTGACGACGGCACTCTGTCAACCTCGGTTGACGGGCAGGTTTTTGCCGGAGGCCCGTTCTAGGCTTCCGGCATGGATTGGATCGAACGCTTCGCCGACGTGGTGGTCCGCGCCGGGGTCAACATCCAGCCCGGCCAGGGCGTGGTGCTGAACACCGACACCGCCCATCTGGAGATCGCCCGCGCGGTGGTCGAGGCCGCCTATCGGGCCGGCGCCGCCTGGGTCGAGCCGGTCTGGCGGGACGGGCCGATGCACCGCTCCGCGGTCGACCACGCGAGCCTCGACCAGCTGCGGTCCAGCCGGCCATGGGCGATCCAGCGCACCCGCGAGTGGGCCGAGCAGGGCGCCGCCTGGATCACGCTGGTCGGTGACGCCGACCCGCACGTGCTCGACGGCGCCGACCCGGCCAAGGCCGCCGCGGTCCGGGTCGACGAGTCGCTGGCCTATCGGTCCGCGGTGGTGGGCAAGCTGCGCTGGACCGTGATCGGCGCGCCCAACCCGGGCTGGGCCACCCAGGTCTTCGGCGAGCCGGACGTCGACCGGCTCTGGGCCGCGGTCGGCGCCGCGATGCGCCTCGACCAGGACGATCCGGTCGCCGCCTGGCGGCAGCGGGCCGCCACGCTCGCCGAGCGCGGCGCGACGCTGGACGCGCTGGAGCTCACCGAGGTCCGCTATCACGGCGAGGGCACCGACCTCACCGTCGGCCTGATCCCGGGCTGCCACTGGACCGGTGGCGGCATGATCGACGACGCCGGTGTGCCGTACATGCCGAACATCCCGACCGAGGAGGTCTTCA
Above is a genomic segment from Actinoplanes ianthinogenes containing:
- a CDS encoding DUF397 domain-containing protein, producing MTEKTYGRTFDRNAVTWRKGSRSNGGGGNCVEVTDLPDGGFAVRDSKDPEGPILFFTPAERAAFVAGVMEENLL
- a CDS encoding pirin family protein gives rise to the protein MPAITVDDVLVLPRLPKLDPVATEYRPVRRLTTAPQGFEGEGFPVRRAFAGVPLSELDPFIHLDQMGEVLYQAGEPKGTPWHPHRGFETVTYMIDGIMDHQDSLGGGGSITNSDTQWMTAGSGILHIEAPPEHLVTSGGLFHGLQLWVNLPRAAKMIDPKYQDIRGKAAALVTTPDGGALIRIIAGSVGGHEGPGSTFTPINLAHVTLQPGARLDLPWQPEYNALVYALSGEGWAGTDMRPIQLGQLATFGAGDAIRVEAKSELDLFIMGGRPIREPVAHYGPFVMNTKAELQQAFDDFQKGRLGTVPATRLPHTD
- a CDS encoding GNAT family N-acetyltransferase, which encodes MIRQAVPADAGELVRLRAVMLRTFDVPGWNDEWREPARQTLVDRLGQAEPALGAFVVDRPDGDGLAACALGQIEQRLGNPSNPDGRVGYVYNVVTDPDMRRRGYSRGCMEALLAWFRGRGVRAVDLRASADGAALYESLGFRRTREPGMRLTIS
- a CDS encoding Clp protease N-terminal domain-containing protein, translated to MADNGAAVVLRDAGIDRAAVREAIVRHVGDRSTEPDAVAERDAEDAAALKAIGIDLDAVRAAIEENFGAGSLRLPRPAPRKRGIFGKQYFTTSGHIPFSARNKKVLELSLREAIRLKHKFIAPEHIMLGMLREGEGLATLILSERQVDFDRLRAGLTRSLEARAIS
- a CDS encoding helix-turn-helix domain-containing protein, with the protein product MTEATDLAAAASSADPRVGLRAVVALRRLLEGLEHLQVANARRKGWSWQEIADALEVTRQGVHKKHARLMPMHDPREG
- a CDS encoding aminopeptidase gives rise to the protein MDWIERFADVVVRAGVNIQPGQGVVLNTDTAHLEIARAVVEAAYRAGAAWVEPVWRDGPMHRSAVDHASLDQLRSSRPWAIQRTREWAEQGAAWITLVGDADPHVLDGADPAKAAAVRVDESLAYRSAVVGKLRWTVIGAPNPGWATQVFGEPDVDRLWAAVGAAMRLDQDDPVAAWRQRAATLAERGATLDALELTEVRYHGEGTDLTVGLIPGCHWTGGGMIDDAGVPYMPNIPTEEVFTSPDRRRAEGTLRITKPLALQGRLVRGLRLTFEGGRIVAATAEEGQDIVEAQLATDDGARHLGEVSLVDRDSRIAQAGIVFHSTLFDENAGCHVAWGQSFPFAVPGGVGMTPEQRAELGLNVSGVHTDVVVGGAGITVTGTGPKGTVDIIRDDEWVL